From the Melanotaenia boesemani isolate fMelBoe1 chromosome 9, fMelBoe1.pri, whole genome shotgun sequence genome, the window ATCCAATAAACATAAAGTatgcataaacaaataaaaacaaaataattaaaaaaaattcatttattttgtgcaTAGAGGAtcattttatcatcttaaaagcATAAAGAAATCTGTCAGCACAAAAGCAGATTTTTGTCCATACTTGAGGTTGTTAGGTTTTTTTAGGCTTACAGTCTCTGTTAGCATTAGTGCTAACCCATAAACAGTCTACAACATCTCTCACTCAGTGGATCTGTGGTCAGACCGCAGCATCCTGCTTTGCACAAGTTGTCTGCAGCATGATTTCCTCTGCAGCCTGTTCCCCTACAGCACTGTCGGCCTGCCTCCCCCTGCAGAGGAACATCTTCCTGATTATCTCCCTGAACGGAGCGTCAAGGTGGAAGAACAGCAGTGGGTCGAAGCAGACGTGCAGCACGCTCAGCAACAACGTCGACTCCTTCCCCAGAAACAGTTCCTTTTTGGTTTGGCAGTCCGTGATGACCTTGGTCTGGGCCAGCGTGTACGGCGTCCGCACCGTGTGGTAGGGGATGAAGCTGAGTATGTAGGCCAGCGCCATGGCCGACACGCTCACCACCACTCGCTTGGCATCCACCCAGAGTTTGGGGTCACTGCGACTGCGCAGGAGTCCTTTGAGAGCCAGACTGCTGGAGATGAGGACGGCGGCGGAGGTGTTGAGGAACAGCGCCGTGCAGAGGAAGATGGTCAGGGCGTGCCAGTGTAGGCTGATGCCCATCTTCAGAGAGGAACAGCTGAGATATTGTTGCACCTGAAGGGAACAGCAGAAGGTTTTATCAGCAAGAGAGACTCATGGGACACACCAGTTCATACCAGGTCTATTAGCCTAGACATAAATTTAACCATCTGTACCAGTACGCAATGGTGTAGATTTCCCTCATGCAATGGGGGCTCAGTCAGTTACAGACCAACACAACTCTCTCAGAGACACAGTTCCTGATCTACTAAGGTAGAGGCAGGGTAGAGTGGGTAAACTGGAAGCCACATCCCAGTACCTTGATCTGCTTGATGGGCAGAGCCATGTTGGGCACCatgatgagcagcagcagcatccagACGACTATCGACAGCAGCCATGCGAAGCTGGCCTCCTGAAGCTGCAGCGAGCGCACAGTCTGGTGGTCCTGCAGGAGAACAGAGCCATGAAACCACCACGGCCgacccacacccacacccaccaAGTCCATCTGATCAGGACAGCAGTCAGCTCTACCTGCAGGTAGCGGTCGGTGATGATGAAGGCGAGGAATGTGATGGATGCGTACAAGCTGATGTAGATGGTGACGGCGCTGGCCTGGCAGTGGAACACCATGAGGTTCCACGGCGCCGCTCCCAGGTCCTTCAGGATCTTAAAGGGCAGAGCGATCAGCAGCAGGATGTCGGCCACCAGCAAGTTGACCAGGTAGACGCTGGCGCTCTGTTTCTATGGTAACACAACCAGACAAATGTCAATCACAGGTCTCATCTGCATCCATTAAATGCAAACCTCAAGGCTGTCAGAGTCTTCTGGTATGTGCAGTATGTGGTTTTCTGGTGTATAAAGTAAGGGACTTAAATAGGAAGCCCCTCATTTTGGCTCAGAAAGACAAACTCTGTTGGTTTCTAGAGTTAAAGTGTGAAATAAGAGATTCACTTCTGACATTTTCAGGTCTTTGGACCTGCCTTCCAGTTCTACAGTAAGGAACCTCTGAGTTATTCTGGACCAGGATCTGTCCTTTGACTCACATATGAAGCAGGCTTCCAGGACCACCTCAGAATGAGGAGCATCCTGTCTCAGAGCGATGCAGGAAACCTGCTCCATGGATTCGTTCCCTCCAGATTGGTTGACTCCTGGATATTGTTCTAGAAATGTTCTGAAAACTCTCCATCTGACCCAAAATGATACAAAACTTATCAGAGATCATATTTCCCcaattttatcttctcttcatcttcctgttaaatccggaatagaatttaaaattcttctccttgCATATAAAGCTCTAAGTGACCAAGATCCAGtggatcttaaagatctcagagttccagattttcccgTCAGAGCTTCAccctcagactgcaggtttactggtggatCCTAGAGGATATAAAAGTAGAAttggaggcagaaccttcagttatcggACCTCTCTGTGAAACCAGCTTAAAACCTTCCcttttgataaatcttatagttagCCATCGCTTGGTCATGCTGCCATCGGCTGAGACTGCTGAGGGACGTCTCGTGATGCACTGAGCTCGTCCTTCCTTCTAATCTCTCATCGCTAACTTGGatttgtcttcttctttctcagcagctCTCTAGATACAAGTTGCGGTGCTTGTTGATCCCTCTTTCcagtcctctccaccccaaccagTCAACGtcgtttttattttctttccacgCTCACCCACCACCCTGTGCATGTCCAGGGTGGAGGATTGAATTGAAGGAAAATCCGTTGGTTTCATTAGGTACCAACGGATTacaaaactttttctgcagaccattttcttttattcattatcTACACCGCTTTGTCCATAacgggtcgcagggaagctagAGGCTAAcgcagcaggtgagaggcaggtacacctggtgCAACCACTCCATAGGGAGAATTCACAGTGAGCAGTTAACCtaaaatgcatgtctttggacggtgggaggaagagAACCCTGCAttcacggggagaacatgcaaaccaCCCCACAGCCGAGGCtcgaggctgcggtgctaaccatcAAGCCACCGTGCAGCCACAGCATCATCAACGATAATACGTTTTTACAGCCTGGCTTGTAAAACCTGTTGTACTGGACTAACGTGGATTTGTTTGAACTGGATCAGCTCCTTGAGACAACTTTGTTGTGAAATTTACTAATAAAGCTGAATTCAACTGCTTCCAGATGGATGGAAATCAGCCAGTTAGAAGCAAGCAGGGTAACAGAATCTCCTCGTTCCAGTCAGCTTCGTCATCTGGACGCTCAGCTTCACTCATCACCTGACTGCAGTCCTACCTGAGGTCTGCGGCAGCGgatgaaggcccacaatgacaGCAGGTTTCCAGGGAGACCCacgatgaggatgaggatgtaCAGGACAGTGAAGGGGCCCATGTGGTTGTTGACGATGCACGCCTCTCCGGCGCTCCGGTTGGAGGACGACATCGTGAGGAGCTTCAGTGCTCAGCTGAACCTGGAAAACAGTCCTTCCTGTTGGCTTCATTCATGCTGAAAACGATGAAACCGCAGAGACGAAGAGCAGGAAGGTGTGATGCTGAACTTACCGGCTGCTGTGATTGTGGTCTGGACACATTCAGCTTCACCGTCTGgctggaaacaggaagaaatgagCAAACATGCACAGAATTAGTTCTTATTTCAGCTTGTTGGCCGTCCTCGGAGCAGTGTCGGTATTTACTTGGAGTTTCTTTACAGAAGCAGCTGTGACGGGTAAAAGTGGGCGGCCTCTGTTGGAAAAAGTTCAGTCacaaactgaaggaagttctttCATGTTTCCACGACTTTCTAACTCTTTCCGCTCAGCGTAGAATGTACTGCATATGATCACACTTCATCACAGAGGAAGCGGCTCACGGCTGATCTGAAGACGGAAGCATCGGATGGTTCCCGTGACGACCCCAAAGTGATGAAACCTACAGGAACTTTGTGGCTTTAGTGTTGCTTTATAGGAACCGCagtaaaattaactttttgaaGCCTGTGAGTCACGGTGTTGTCTGCATGAACGGACATTCCCGTCACAGTTCCTCTCTAGCTTGTATTCTTTTTAAAACGGTATTTAGCCAGGAATCTCCCACACCTAACTTTGGCCCATCATTCAGCTGGTCAGGAAACATTTGGCTCCAGTCCAAACGTAGTTGCTGACCCtgctgtagatggaggatcatCAAcatctgaggaacatttttctgaaattgttccacagttttagatccagtttgtctcagattggtgaagctctgtccatctttccatctgagagactctgcctctctgaaatgctccttttataccagtcatgttactgacctgttgccaggtaacctggttagttgtccaatgctcctccaggtgtttctggtttgtaccaggtacttttccagccttttgttgctcctgttccaactttttccatcagattcactatcagctcatattttcatcacatagtgaaacgtctcagtttcatgtCACCTCCACCGTGTCAAGTGGCTTTCGGTGTTTTTAAGATTATTACCAGTTAAAAGCAGAGTCTTTACAATGTGAAGAGGTTTTTAACTAGGTAAATGTGGTGAACCAGCTGGTTTTACCAGGCTGGCTCATATGCTGGGTGTATTTCTccacaataactttaaaatctttaacaTTTCCTTTGAAGGACGAGTGCTTGCAGCTTGTAGATCACAGTGCATGTCGTTACAATGCTTTGCTGCATCGGTGCATTTTTACTGGTTCGTTTTTATCCGTTTTAGCCAACCTGGGAGTTCAGTCGATCCAGTTTTTGCATCTTGTAACAGACCTGGATATAAACACAGAGCAGCTCAGGAAATGGGTATTCGGTGGATGATTTCTCTCTATAAACCTTAAACATCAGGACAGTTTTTCACCCACATGCTGAACCCTGCTGCTcgtcccacaaatgcattttctaaCAAATGTGTCTCCATCTAAAAGGAAAGTTAACAGACTTTCCAGCTGCGTTATTACCAGGAAGCTTTATTACGTCAAAAAATCCACTAAACACTCGTTTACTGACTTTTTGAgtaataattatattttctacTAAAATTTTTGACCATTTCTGCTCCAGTGTTTGTTTCATgaagacatgaaaaataaaccGTTGTGGTAAACTTGCTTATTTATCTACATGTAGCAGCTCTGATATAAAACTGCTGCAGGATGAAGATCTTCATCACCTACCCACAAACCTCTGTCCTGTTTTCTGTTAGACACGTTTTTATCTTtcatgtgaaaaaataaaacatgaagaatCATGTGCACGCTTACCGACGTGCACATGACGACCTGAAGTTATCTCAAAGTCATGTGCTTATTTTTCTTtggtaaaatatttattctcaCTAAGTAGTTTTTATGTGAGAGAATTCTCACTTTTCGTGctccttttcttgtttttaaacgCTGACTTTTGCAGGATTGAAACCAGACGCAGAGAAACACGTCGGTACTTAGAGATGCTGCTGTTATCATGCTGGTAAATGGTGTAAAAGTGGAACAGAGCAGAAGGTGACCAACATGGAGCTGCTGAACAGGAAGCAGAGAAAACTTTGTGGTCAGGTCTGCAAATCAGGAAAGTTTCCTTTGCGTCAGTCATTTACAGGCCTTGTTCACGGGTTAAAATGAGCCAGCACTGCTTTACCCTGAATGGTTGTAGCTTTAATAAGAGCTGCTAGTCCTGCAGCTCGTTGattcttctgtttattttgtcttatcGGTGTTGTGCATCGTTTCATGAACATACACATtgagcccatggtcttagcaGCCTCTGGTCATGTTGTTGTTAGTAATCCTGGATGCAAACTAACTTCCTCAGCGGGACAATGATGTCCCTTCTCTTTAGGTAACGTCATGCAGCCTTATTACACAACACGGCTTTTAGTAACACAATGACGCTTCTTATAAATCTCCCACAGAAGGTTGCAGTTAAATGTCATCAGCAGcaaaaaaatcacctaaaacGTTTGACTCCGACTTCCCTTCTCTGCTTGTCTGAGGACCCAAAACTTTCAAAACACTGTTGTTTCATGGAAGTTGAAGCTTTAACAGGAGAGACAACAGGAAGCAGCTCAGTTCA encodes:
- the gpr171 gene encoding probable G-protein coupled receptor 171, with product MSSSNRSAGEACIVNNHMGPFTVLYILILIVGLPGNLLSLWAFIRCRRPQKQSASVYLVNLLVADILLLIALPFKILKDLGAAPWNLMVFHCQASAVTIYISLYASITFLAFIITDRYLQDHQTVRSLQLQEASFAWLLSIVVWMLLLLIMVPNMALPIKQIKVQQYLSCSSLKMGISLHWHALTIFLCTALFLNTSAAVLISSSLALKGLLRSRSDPKLWVDAKRVVVSVSAMALAYILSFIPYHTVRTPYTLAQTKVITDCQTKKELFLGKESTLLLSVLHVCFDPLLFFHLDAPFREIIRKMFLCRGRQADSAVGEQAAEEIMLQTTCAKQDAAV